TGGTCTCTTGTTGTAAAACGAAAACTAGGGCAGGGACTTTTGGCAATTGGTTTTGGATTATTTTTTATCTATCCCAAATTGAGTTCTGCATTTCCCACTATTTTCATTGATCTTGATATCGATTTCAGAACATACTGGCCAATAATACCGATAACAGTGGGTACTGTTTTAGTATTAAACTGGTTGAGATCTTCTGATAATAAAAAAGGTGAGCGATGGAATAAAGTCTATAATGCAGAGACTGATGAGTGGCACGAGTCTGCTCAGGCAATACATAATAAATCCGATTTTTTCGAAAAGAATATGATTTTCGGAGGCTCTGAGCAGATCATATTATCTCAAAACTTTAAAGGAGGAGAAGCAAATGTAATTTTCGGGGAGTTGATCTTAGATTTGCGTAAGGCTCAGTTGGGTGAAAATATAGCATACTTAGAGTTGAATGCGATATTTGGCAGCTTGGTTGTATATATCCCGTCAGAATGGACATTAAAGGTGGATAGTTCTACTGTTTTAGGTGCTTTCCAAGACCGACGTTTGTATAAAGACGAATCTTTGGAGAATGAAAATGGCGCACGGGTTATAATGGAGGCAAATAGTATATTTGGCAATATAGAAATCCGAAATTAAACAGATAGCCGTTAGGATGAAGAGTCGCTTGATAATCATAATGTACATTTTTATAGCATTGCTGACTACTGCTATTATATATGGCTGTATGAAGCCTTTGGCGATGGTTCCCTTGCCTGTATTGTGGGCTGACGCTTGTGTCTCGGGGATTGTTTTGTCTATACTTTTATTTTTATTGTATGAGATTGTAAAATATACTCGCTTTGCTACTTTGCCTTTTAAGCAACAGGTTGTTAATTATACGGCATTGGCTATATTATTTGTGTTTTTCTGGTTGGGAGCAGATCTTTTGGCTCTGTATACACTTTTCCCTCAAGAGGAATGGATTGGCTTGTTGCCGATCTCTACAACTCGGATTGTTTTAAGCTTGCTGGTATATGTGTCTGCAATACTTTTTTACAATAATATATATAAGTCTAATGTACAGAGTTCAGATGAAAATACGGATGAGTTTCCTATTGCAGAAGATGATAATATAGAGAATCACGTGACAGAAGAAATAAAACCAAATGAAGAATTGGAGCGTGTCGCTGTAAAAAATGGGCAAAGAATAGAGGTAATCCCTGTCTCCAATATAATTTATATACAGGCAGAGGGAGATTATGTAATGATATACTCGGATAAAGGTAAATTTCTCAAAGAGCAAACGATGAAGTCTTTCGAAAGCCTCTTGCCTTCTACTAAATTTGTGCGTGTACATCGCTCCAGTATCGTGAATGTCGATTTTATAGCGCAAATAGAATTGTATAATAAACAAAGTCAATTGCTAAAGCTCAAAGATGGTTCACAGGTGAGGATTAGTATGAATGGGTATAGGCTCTTAAAGCAAACGCTCGGTTTGTAAGGTTAAGAGTTTCAATTTTAATGAAAGTAATCTCCGCTTCTTTTTTTACCACAGAGTAAAAAGAGTAAAGCGGAGTTTTTGATCATAAAACAAAACCCCAAACAAAAATCATAAAGGACTGTATTTTTTGTCTCTAAGTTCCTATCTTTGCACCACGAAAATGCATCTTACGGGAACTAAATATAAAATAACTTACTATATATGACCAAGAAATACAACAGAACCCTTGTTACATCGGCCCTTCCTTATGCCAATGGTCCTGTACATATCGGACATCTTGCCGGAGTTTATATTCCTGCCGATATTTACGTGCGCTACCTTAGGCTTAAAGGTGAAGATGTAATACATATAGGTGGTTCTGATGAGCATGGTGTACCTATCACCATCCGAGCAAAGAAAGAGGGAGTTACACCTCAGGATATTGTTGATAAGTATCATGGAATTATCAAGAAATCTTTTGAAGATTTCGGAATAGCTTTCGATATTTATTCCCGTACAAGCTCTGATATTCATAAAAAGACAGCTTCTGACTTTTTCCTTACGTTGCATAATAAGGGAGCGTTTGAAGAAAAAACAAGTGAACAATATTATGATGCGGAAGCTCAGATGTTTCTCGCCGACCGTTATATTATGGGCGAATGCCCTCACTGTGGCAATCCGAATGCTTACGGAGACCAGTGTGAGTCGTGCGGAACATCGCTTAGTCCTACCGATCTGAAAAATCCTCGCTCTACAATATCAGGTTCTACTCCTGTGATGCGTGAAACGAAACACTGGTATCTTCCTCTTGACAAGCACGAGTCGTGGCTTCGTCAGTGGATACTCGAAGATCATAAAGAGTGGAAATCGAATGTTTACGGACAGTGTAAGTCATGGCTGGATATGGGGTTACAACCTCGTGCCGTAAGCCGAGACCTCGATTGGGGTGTGCCTATTCCACTGCCCGATGCAAAAGGAAAAGTGCTTTATGTGTGGTTCGATGCTCCTATCGGATATATTTCTAATACAATAGAATTGCTGCCGGATAGCTGGGAGAAATGGTGGAAATCGGAAGATACGAAATTGGTACACTTTATCGGGAAAGATAATATTGTTTTCCACTGTATTGTTTTCCCTGCCATGTTGAAGGCTGAGGGTTCTTTCATTTTACCTGAAAATGTTCCGGCAAATGAATTCCTGAATCTGGAGGGAGATAAAATATCTACTTCACGAAACTGGGCTGTGTGGTTGCACGAATATCTCGAAGATTTTCCGGGACAACAAGATATACTTCGTTATGTACTCACGGCTAATGCTCCCGAAACGAAGGATAATGACTTTATGTGGAAAGATTTTCAGGCTCGCAACAACAATGAGCTTGTTGCTATTTTGGGGAACTTTATCAATCGTGCATTAGTACTTACCCAAAAATATTTTGATAATAAAGTTCCGCAGTTGAATGAACTGACAGACTATGATAAGGAAACCCTTAAAGAGTTTGCAGATGTAAAGGCTGTAGTCGAATCTTATCTCGATACATACCGTTTCCGCGATGCGCTTAAAGAAGCCATGAACCTGGCACGTATCGGTAACAAATATCTGGCAGATACAGAGCCTTGGAAAGTCGTTAAAACGGATATGGCACGTGTAGAAACAATATTGAATATATCTCTACAGATTACTGCCAATCTCGCAATTGCTTTCGAGCCGTTCTTGC
The Dysgonomonas mossii genome window above contains:
- a CDS encoding LytR/AlgR family response regulator transcription factor, which gives rise to MYIFIALLTTAIIYGCMKPLAMVPLPVLWADACVSGIVLSILLFLLYEIVKYTRFATLPFKQQVVNYTALAILFVFFWLGADLLALYTLFPQEEWIGLLPISTTRIVLSLLVYVSAILFYNNIYKSNVQSSDENTDEFPIAEDDNIENHVTEEIKPNEELERVAVKNGQRIEVIPVSNIIYIQAEGDYVMIYSDKGKFLKEQTMKSFESLLPSTKFVRVHRSSIVNVDFIAQIELYNKQSQLLKLKDGSQVRISMNGYRLLKQTLGL
- a CDS encoding LiaF transmembrane domain-containing protein, whose product is MRRNLEDRHFFKRARRDKSNKDGIGFAVLLILVGGFFLFFNMGILPDVLRPIFISWQMLLIGIGVWSLVVKRKLGQGLLAIGFGLFFIYPKLSSAFPTIFIDLDIDFRTYWPIIPITVGTVLVLNWLRSSDNKKGERWNKVYNAETDEWHESAQAIHNKSDFFEKNMIFGGSEQIILSQNFKGGEANVIFGELILDLRKAQLGENIAYLELNAIFGSLVVYIPSEWTLKVDSSTVLGAFQDRRLYKDESLENENGARVIMEANSIFGNIEIRN
- the metG gene encoding methionine--tRNA ligase, with translation MTKKYNRTLVTSALPYANGPVHIGHLAGVYIPADIYVRYLRLKGEDVIHIGGSDEHGVPITIRAKKEGVTPQDIVDKYHGIIKKSFEDFGIAFDIYSRTSSDIHKKTASDFFLTLHNKGAFEEKTSEQYYDAEAQMFLADRYIMGECPHCGNPNAYGDQCESCGTSLSPTDLKNPRSTISGSTPVMRETKHWYLPLDKHESWLRQWILEDHKEWKSNVYGQCKSWLDMGLQPRAVSRDLDWGVPIPLPDAKGKVLYVWFDAPIGYISNTIELLPDSWEKWWKSEDTKLVHFIGKDNIVFHCIVFPAMLKAEGSFILPENVPANEFLNLEGDKISTSRNWAVWLHEYLEDFPGQQDILRYVLTANAPETKDNDFMWKDFQARNNNELVAILGNFINRALVLTQKYFDNKVPQLNELTDYDKETLKEFADVKAVVESYLDTYRFRDALKEAMNLARIGNKYLADTEPWKVVKTDMARVETILNISLQITANLAIAFEPFLPFSVKKIRRFINVDNLTWDQLGRIDLLPVGHPLNQSELLFSKIEDETIEKQIQKLLDTKKANQQAVEVKIAPQKPNVAFDDFSKLDLRVGKVLECVKVPKADKLLQFLIDDGMGKRTIISGIAAWYKPEELVGKQVCFIANLEPRKLKGIESQGMILSVEDGGGNLSLITPSKDVEPGCQIG